Proteins co-encoded in one Malus sylvestris chromosome 9, drMalSylv7.2, whole genome shotgun sequence genomic window:
- the LOC126583131 gene encoding uncharacterized protein LOC126583131, with translation MAKGGYFLEKVRRCLRTVFFMVAMVASLLVSSLPALVAIGDMLVPCVLISSFTCVTCYGFKEHLHRYAFKSSLTDIPLVSFIRSLIIICVHSMCDGPALSHGPYLGTVTFCSFISILLLSIKACLFTVNSQIEAEASSSLSRQRLHLKKSWGMPVLFLSSVVFSLGHTVVAYRTSCRARRKLLFHRVDPETVLSCKNVFSGYQKVPRSPTPSGGKTPKSDSEMRRKPFSTARDDGELPVRVITDIDSLFITCRGLTLHYKLSLPGSPPHSLSSIAFLEPSSPKMAMGRPKLDRHPLSLLSKGQNHLHRSYSNQFHGSSLYVPLLDGSTVSPVLSEEIPVLRLSNAGEEDEGSKLNFGTPNKEMEGSDQFGILLVHGFGGGAFSWRHVMGTLSRQVGCTVAAFDRPGWGLTSRLRREDWEDKEMPNPYKLDSQVDLLLSFCSEMGFSSVVLAGHDDGGLLALMAAQKVQASVNSFNVTIKGVVLLNVSLSREVVPAFARILLRTSLGKKHLVRPLLRTEITQVVNRRAWYDATKLTTDILSLYKAPLCVEGWDEALHEIGRLSYETLLSPKNAESLLKAVEDMPVLVIAGAEDSLVSLKSSQAMASKLVNSRLVAISGCGHLPHEECPKALLAAITPFLSGLLSRQDVQS, from the exons ATGGCGAAGGGAGGTTACTTCTTGGAGAAGGTTCGGAGATGCTTACGGACGGTGTTCTTCATGGTGGCGATGGTGGCGTCGCTGCTAGTGTCGTCGCTGCCGGCGCTGGTGGCGATAGGGGACATGCTGGTGCCGTGCGTGTTGATATCGAGCTTCACGTGCGTGACGTGCTACGGATTCAAAGAGCATTTGCATCGATACGCCTTCAAGAGCTCGCTCACCGATATTCCTCTGGTTTCCTTTATCAGATCTCTTATCATTATCT gtgtgcattccatgtgcgaTGGCCCTGCTCTCTCACACGGTCCATACCTTGGAACTGTGACTTTCTGTTCCTTCATCTCAATTCTACTTCTTTCAATCAAAGCTTGTCTTTTCACTGTAAATTCTCAAATTGAGGCTGAAGCTTCGTCTTCCCTCTCAAGGCAGAGACTCCACTTGAAGAAGTCATGGGGAATGCCTGTCTTGTTTCTCTCATCAGTAGTCTTTTCCCTTGGACATACTGTGGTTGCTTATAGAACAAGTTGCAGAGCAAGGAGAAAGCTCCTATTTCACCGAGTTGATCCAGAAACT GTCCTTTCATGCAAAAATGTATTCTCTGGCTATCAGAAGGTCCCAAGATCTCCCACTCCCTCGGGAGGAAAAACCCCAAAAAGTGACAGTGAAATGAGGCGTAAGCCTTTTTCTACAGCTCGAGATGATGGTGAACTCCCAGTCAGAGTAATTACAGATATTGACAGCTTATTCATCACGTGCAGGGGGCTTACTCTTCATTACAAGCTTAGCTTGCCTGGTTCACCACCTCATTCCTTGTCATCCATTGCATTTCTTGAACCTAGCTCCCCAAAAATGGCTATGGGGAGGCCAAAACTAGATCGACATCCATTAAGCTTGTTATCGAAAGGCCAAAACCATCTCCACAGGAGCTACAGCAATCAATTTCACGGCTCATCTCTCTATGTACCTTTATTGGACGGTTCTACAGTTTCTCCTGTTCTTTCTGAAGAGATTCCTGTCTTGAGACTATCCAATGCTGGTGAAGAGGATGAGGGTagtaaattaaattttggtACTCCAAACAAAGAAATGGAAGGAAGTGACCAGTTTGGTATTCTATTAGTGCATGGGTTTGGGGGAGGAGCCTTTTCTTGGAGGCATGTGATGGGGACCCTTTCCCGGCAAGTTGGTTGCACAGTTGCTGCTTTTGATCGCCCTGGTTGGGGCCTAACCTCAAGGCTGCGACGGGAAGATTGGGAGGATAAAGAAATGCCTAATCCTTATAAACTTGATTCTCAA GTTGACctgcttctttctttctgctctGAGATGGGATTTTCTTCAGTGGTGCTTGCTGGTCATGATGATGGAGGCCTTCTAGCTTTGATGGCTGCACAAAAAGTACAAGCATCAGTGAATTCTTTCAAT GTTACAATTAAAGGCGTAGTATTGTTAAATGTTAGCTTGTCAAGAGAAGTTGTGCCTGCTTTTGCGAGGATACTCTTGAGAACTTCACTAGGGAAAAAGCACCTGGTTCGTCCATTACTGCGAACAGAAATTACACAAGTGGTGAATAGGCGTGCCTGGTACGATGCAACAAAGCTGACAACAGACATTTTGAGCCTTTATAAG GCCCCTCTATGTGTAGAAGGATGGGATGAAGCACTCCATGAGATAGGTAGACTGTCATACGAGACACTACTTTCACCGAAAAATGCAGAATCATTACTAAAGGCAGTTGAAGACATGCCAGTTTTAGTCATCGCAGGCGCTGAGGATTCCCTTGTCTCTCTTAAATCTTCTCAAGCTATGGCTTCCAAACTTGTAAATTCT AGACTAGTTGCAATATCCGGATGTGGCCATCTTCCCCACGAAGAGTGTCCCAAGGCATTACTTGCAGCAATAACACCCTTCTTAAGCGGACTCTTGAGCAGACAAGACGTGCAGAGCTAA